The Thermodesulfobacteriota bacterium DNA window CGCGTCCGCGCGGAAGGCGGGGATCCCGCCGGAGTCGCCTGGCGCTGGGCGAGGAGGCATTTCATCGAAGGCTGGAAATACTGGAGCTACCGGATCCTGCTGCACTGGGAATGAGCTTCAGGCGTCCGGGTTCCTCCGGGAGAATTCCGGCACCTTTTCCGTCCCCCGCGTGACCACGCGCCGGCCCTCGATCGACAGCCTGCCCTCGAGGAACAGCCGGATCGCCATCGGGTAGATCCGGTGCTCCTCTTGAAGGATCCGTCCGGCCAGCGAATCTTCGGTATCGTCCTCGTACACGGGGACGACGGCCTGAACGACGATCGGGCCCGTATCCACTCCCTCATCGAGGAAGTGCACGGTGCAGCCGGCGAAGCGCACCCCGTAGCGGAGCGCCTGCCCCGGTCCGTGCGTGCCGGGGAAGGAGGGGAGCAGCGCGGGATGGATGTTCAGGATCCTTCCAGGGAACGCCCGGAGGAAGACCGGCGTCACCACCCTCATGAATCCCGCAAGGCACACCAGATCCACGTCGTAGGAGCGGAGGATCTCCACCATCCGGGCGTCGAAATCCTCCCTGCATCCGAACGCCCGGTGGTCAACGACTTCCGTGGGGATTCCGTGCCTGCGAGCGCGGACGAGGCCGTACGCGTCGGCCTTGTTGCCGAGGACGAGCCCCACCTTCCCGGGAAACCCGCCCGCCTCCGAAGCGTCGATGATCGCCTGCAGGTTGGAGCCGCTGCCCGAAACGAGCACGGCGATGACCGCCTCCCGCTTCATCGGGGCTCTCCGACGAGGGCGACCTTCGGCTCCCCTCGTCCTTTCCGCACTTCCCCGATCGCGGCGGCGGGAAAGCCCGCCTTCCGGAAATGGGCGACGGCGCGGTCGGCGTCCGCCGGGCGAACCATCAGGACCATTCCGATGCCCATGTTGAACGTGCGGTACCTCTCCGCCTCCGGGAGCGCCGCCGCCTCGCACAGGGTCCGGAAGACCGGGGGCGTCTCCCACGCGGAAAGATCGACGCGCGCGACCGTCCCGCGAGGGAGGGAGCGGGGCACGTTTCCCGTGATGCCGCCGCCCGTGATGTGCGCCATGCCGTGGATGGCCGTCTTCCGGAGGAGAGAAAGGACGGGACGGACGTAGATCCGCGTGGGGCGAAGAAGCTCCTCGGCGACGGTGGCGCCCCAGTCGGCGACCCGCTGGTTCATGCGCTTCCCGAGGATCCCGAAGACGACCTTGCGCGCCAGGGAGTAGCCGTTGCTGTGCAGCCCGGAGGAGGCGAGCCCCACGAGGACGTCGCCCGGACGGACGGCTTTCCCGGTGACGATCTTCTTCCGCTCCACCGCGCCCACGGCGAACCCGGCCAGGTCGAACTCGCCCGGGGCGTAGACGGAAGGCATCTCCGCGGTTTCGCCTCCAAGGAGCGCGCAGCCCGCCTGGCGGCATCCCTCGGCGACGCCGGAAACCACTTGCGCCCCGTCCGAGGCGGAGAGCCGTCCCGTGGCGTAGTAGTCGAGGAAAAAGAGCGGCTCGGCGCCGTGGACGAGGATGTCGTTCACGCACATCGCGACGAGGTCGATCCCGACGGTGTCGAACTTTCCCGCCATCGCGGCCACCTTGACCTTGGTGCCCGCCCCGTCGGTCCCCGAGACGAGCACGGGATCGCGGTACTTCCGCGCGGGGAATCGGAAGAAGCCGGCGAACCCGCCGATCCCGCCGAGCACTTCCTTCCGGTGCGTCGTGCGGACCGCCGGCCGGATCAGGGATACGAGGCGCTCCCCCTCGTCGATGTCGACTCCGGCATCCTTGTACGTGACGGTTTTTTTCAAGGTGTAAGCTCCTGTCGGGTGTACCTCACGTTAGCGAGAGGGCGAAGCCGCTGTCAATGATTTTCCCCTCCTTCGGCGGTATGGGAACAGGTAATATGGGATGATTCGGCGGCGGGGGAGCGCATGGCGATCAGGGTCGGCATCGTCATCCTGGGGGACGAAGTTCTGAAAGGGGAGGTTCGGGAGGCGAACCTCGCCTACATGCTTCCCCTGCTGGCCGACTGGGGCGCGGAAACCGTCCTGTGCGCGATCCTCCCGGACGATATCCCCGTCGTCGTCCGCCACCTGAAGGCCTACCTCGAGGAGACGGACCTCCTGATCCTCACCGGCGGGATCGGACCGACTCCCGACGACATCACGAGGGACGCCGTCGCGGAGGTCGCGGGAGTGCCGCTGGTCCTGAACGAGGAGGCGAAGAAAGCGCTGGACGCCTTGCCGCCGCGCCCCGGAGGAGACCCGAGGTACCGGATCCTGATGGCTTACGTACCGGAAGGCGCGACGCTGATCCCGAACCCGCTCTCGGGGGCGCCGGGGTTCCACATCCATCGGATGGCCGTCTTCCCGGGCATCCCCGTGCTCCTCCAGGCGATGTTCCCGTGGGTGCGGCCGCTGGTCTCCGGCGCCCGCAAGACACGGATCACCCTTTACTCCATGGCGCCCGAATCCTCTTTCGCGGGGATCATGCGGGAGTGCATGGAAGCCTTTCCCGACGTCGGCATCGGGTCGTATCCGCTCACGGAAGGGGAGTTCCGCGTCCGCGTCGTGTTCCGCGGGGAGCTGTTCGACAGAACGTCGGAATGCGCGGGCCGGTTCGAGGAAAGGCTTGCGGGGACGAGCCACCGCGTCCTGCGTCGCGTGGAGGAACGGGGGGACGATGCCTGATCGAAAACGGATGTCCGGAATCGCCGCCGTTCTGGCCGCCGCGATCCTTTTCGCGGCCCCGGCCTTTCCTCAGGACGAAGCGAGCCACGGCTGGAGCCGGTCGGGCATCGGCCTTCTCGAAGGCCTCCCGGAGATCCGCGCAGGCTACTCCGACAACGGGATCGCCCTGGAGCTCAAGATGCGTCCCGGCACGGGGGTGGTCTTCTCGCGCGACGTTCCGGCGGCGTTCGACAACGTCCTCCTCCGGATGTCCACCGATCCGGTCCGGCCGGGAGGGAACGAGTATCTGCCGGGGAACGCGGATTTTCCCGTCTCGGTGACCCTCGTCTACGGCAGAGACCGCCTGAAGCTCGGCTGGACCGGGAGGTTCCTCCTCTTCTTCAAGGAGTTGCGGAACGGCTTCCGTCCCTCGGGGATCCGGTTGACCTACGCGTGGGGGACGCGTCTCCCGGTCGGCTCGATGTACCGCCTTTGGGAGGAGGAGACCGTGTTCATTCTGGCGGGGCCGGAAGAGGCGGGAAAGACGATCTCCTCCGCGCGGAGGCCGGCGGACGATTTCCAGGCCGCGTACGGCCGTCCGCCGAAGGGTGGAGTGACGAAGGTGCTCGTCAGGGCGGAGATGCCGTCCGGAGGGAAGAACGGCGCGAACACCGCGATCACGGTGCGCTTCCCGGCAGACTAGCTACCCCGCATTTCTCACCAAGCCGCTATTCGTACCGCAGCGCCTCGATCGGGTCGAGCCGGGAGGCCTTCCGGGCGGGGTAGAAGCCGAAGAAGACGCCGACCGCCGCGGAGAATCCGAACGCCACCACCGCGGAAGCCGGGGAAACGAGCGTGTTCCACCCCGCGAACCGGGAGATGAGGAGCGAGCCGGTCACCCCGAGGGCGATCCCGATCGCCCCGCCGGTGAGCGCCAGCAGCACCGCCTCGATCAGGAACTGCGAGAGGATGTCGCGTTCGCGGGCGCCCACCGCCATCCGGATGCCGATCTCCCGGGTCCGCTCCGTCACCGAGACCAGCATGATGTTCATGATCCCGATCCCCCCGACGAGCAGGGAAACGGAGGCGATGCCGCCAAGCAGCAGGCTCATGGTCCTTGTGGCGGTCTCGGCCAGCGACGCCATCTCCGTCAGGTTCCGGACGTTGAAGTCGTCGTCCTGCCCCGGCCCGATCCGGTGGCGCTGCCGCAGCAGCAAGGCCACCTCCCGCTCCGCCTCCTTCAGCCGGTCCCCGTCGACGGCCTGGACGAGGAGAGCGCCGACCGATCCCGGATGGGCGGTTCCCGAAAGCTTCTTGACAAGGGTCGTGACGGGAACGATCACCGTGTCGTCCTGGTCCGTGCCGCCCGGAGACTGCCCCTTCCGCTCCAGCAGGCCGACCACGAGGAAGGGGGCCCGCTTCACCCGGACGATCTTGCCCACCGGGTCCTCGTCGCCGAACAGGTTCTCGGCCACGGTGGCTCCCAGCAGGCAGACCTTCGCCGAGGCGTCCATCTCCTGCCGGGTGAAGTTCCTGCCGGAAGTGGTGTTCCAGTTCCGTATCTCGATGAACTCGGGGGAGCCTCCCTGCAGGATCGTGCTCCAGTTCTGGTTCCCGTAGACCACCGGGCCTGTGGTGCGAGACGTGGGGGAAACCATCGCGACGGAGGGGATCTCCTTCGCAATGGCCCGGGCGTCCGCCATCGTGAGGGTCGGCGTGCTCCCGAACCCGGCCCTTAAGCCCCCGGAGGTCGTGCTGCCGGGAAGCACCAGGAGCAGGTTCGATCCCGCGGAGGCGATCTGCGCGGCGATCCGCTCGTTCGCCCCCTGGCCCAGGGCGACCATGACGATGACCGCCGAGACGCCGATGATCATGCCGAGCATCGTAAGTCCGGAGCGCAACTTGTTGGCGCGCAGGGAGCGGAAGGAGACCTTCCCGGCGGAGTAGAGGTTCATTACGCGCCCTCCTGCGGGGAATGTTTCCTGCGGTCGGCCACCGGCGCGTCCTCAACGAGGATCCCGTCCCGGAAACGGATCACCCGCCGCGCGTAGCCGGCGATGTCGGTTTCGTGGGTCACGAGGACCATCGTGATTCCGGAGTCGTCGTTCAGCCGCTGGAAGATCCCCATGATCTCGCCGCTGGTGGCCGTGTCGAGGTTCCCCGTGGGCTCGTCCGCGAGGAGCAGCGCCGGGGCGTTGACGATCGCGCGGGCGATGGCCACCCGCTGCTGCTGCCCGCCCGAAAGCTGGCTCGGGAGGTGGTGCGCGCGGCTTTCGAGACCGACGGAAGCAAGCGCTTCAAGCGCCTTCTTCCGGCGAACCGACCCCGGCGTGTCGTTGTACACCATCGGCAGCTCGACGTTTTCCCGCGCGGAGAGGCGGGGGAGGAGATTGAATCCCTGGAAGACGAAGCCGATCCTGTCTCTCCGCAGGACCGCCCGGTCGTTCCTCGAAAGGGAGCCGACCTCCCTCCCGTCGAGCAGGTAGCTCCCGGACGTGGGGCGGTCCAGGCAGCCAATGATGTGCATCAGGGTGGATTTCCCGGAGCCCGAGGGGCCCATCACCGCGACGACTTCGCCCGGGGCGATGGCCAGGTCGACTCCTTTGAGGGCTGCCACGGAAACGTCTCCGACGACGTAGGTCTTGGCGACCCCGCGGAGTTCGATCGTTGCGGTGCCCAATTTACCGGAAGCCCCGCATCGGATTCATCCCCATGGGGCCCCCTCCCGGAGCGCTCGCGGAGCGTTTCGAAGTCTGGTCGACGATCAACTCGTCGCCTTCCTTGAGATCTCCCTCGAGGAGCGCGGTGAACGTGCCGTCGGACACGCCCGTCTTCACGGGGACCGCCGCGGGTTTGCCGTCGGGACCGATCCGGTAGACCCGCTGCGACGGCGCGTCCTGCCGCCTCGCCGCCGGCCGGCCTCCGCCCCCATCCGCCTTGTCCGCGGGGCGGAATCGAAGGGCAGGATTGGGAACCTTCAATACGTTCTCGTATTTCTTCACGAGGATCGTCACGTTCGCTGTCATCCCCGGCTTGAGCAGGAGGTCGCGGTTGTCTACGTGGATCACCACGTTATAGGTGACGACGTTCTGGGTGACGATCGGGGCGTTGCGGACCTGGGCGACGATCCCGGTGAAGCTCCTTTCGGGCCAGGCGTCCACGGTGAAGATGACGGGCTGCCCCACGGCGGCCCGGCCGATGTCGGACTCGTCGACGTTCGTGTCGATCTGCATCTTAGTGAGGTCCTGCGCGATGGAGAACAGGGTCGGCGTCTGGAAGCTCGCTGCGACCGTCTGCCCCACATCCACGTCGCGGGAGATGACGATCCCGTCGACCGGGGAGCGGATCGTCGCGTATTCGAGGTTGGTCTCGGCGACCTTCAGCGATCCCGTCGCCTGGACGACGGCGGCCTCGGCGCTTTTCCGCGAGGCCACGGCCTGCTCGTACGCGGTCTGGGCCGCGTCGACGTCGGCCTGCGACACGAACCCGTCCTTGAGCAGCTCCGTGTTCCTCCGGTATGTCCTGCCGGTGTCCGTCACGGCGACGTCCGCCCTCTCGAGAGCGGCACGGGCGCTTTCGAGGTTTCCGCGGGCCTGGAGGACGGCGGCCTCGAGGAGGCGGGGGTCGATCCGGGCGATCACCTGCCCCTTCCGCACCCGGGAATTGTAATCGGCGAGCAGTTCGCTGATCGTCCCGGAGATCTGGCTGCCGACGGAGACCGTGATCACGGCGGCGATGTTGCCCGTGGCGGTGATCGTGTCGGCGATGTCGCCCCGCTCCACTTTCGCGATGCGGTAGGCTGCCGCCCCGTTTCCGTTCCTGTAATACAGGTAGGATCCGCATGCGAGGAGTGCCGCGAGAACGATCCCGATCCACACTTTCTTCATGGCTTACCTTTCCGTTTCGCCGGTTCCGGCCCCTTTCCCTCTATCCTCAGTCCCGTGCGGTCGAGCAGCTCGCCCGTCGCCCTCCAGAGATCCGTGAGAGCGGTATGATAATCCGCGCGGGCGGACGAGTAGGACACTCGAGCCCTCGTCAGCCCGGTCTCCACCTCGAGAAGCTCCTTCGTGGTGGCGAGCCCCAACTGCTGTCTTTTCCTGTAAAGCTCCACCTGCGTTTCCGCGACCCTAACGCCCTGTTCCGTCACCGCGATCTCTTCCCTGCGGCTATCGACCGCGCGCAGCGCGGTTCGCACCTCGGTGCCCGCGGCTTCCTCGGCGGATGCGAGCTGGACGCGCGCCTGGCTCGCCCGGAGGCGCGCCGCCGCGTGGTCCGCCCGGGCGGAGCGGTTCCCCAACGGGACGGAAAAGCTTAATCCCACGGACCATGCGGTGTAATCGCCTCCGCTCATGTCCTCGAAGCCCTCGCCGTAATCCCGCCCGAGCCCTACTACGCCGGCGCTGCCTTCCAGCGCCAGGGAGGGAAGGGCGAGGTTCCGGGTGACGCGCTCGTTGAACTCCGTGTTCCGGACTGAGACGCGCGCGCTCGCGATCCCGGGGCGCCGCGACATCGCGGTCCGCATCGCGTCCTCCTCCCGCAGACCGATCGGCTCCGGCGGAGGGGTCCCCGCATCCTCGATGACCGTGCCGGCGGGCAGGTTCAAGACGGCCAGCAGCCGGTCGGCGGCGTCCCGGGCCGCGCGTTCGGCGACCAGGAGCTCCGCCTGGCGCTGGAGCACGCCCAGCAGGGAATCCTGGAGCTGATAGGCGGCGAGAACCCCGGCCTTCACGCGCCCCTCGTTCTCAGTGTGGATCTGCCGCGCCAGGTCGAGCGACGCTTTCAGGGTGGACAGGTTCTCCCGTGCCTTAACGAGGTCGAGGTACCTCGTCCTCGCGGCGGCGGCCGTCTCGATGGCCTGCCGGTTCCATTCCGAGAGGGCGGTGTCCATCGCGTCCTCCGCCGTCGTGATCCCCGCCTCCGTGACCTCCCGCCCCAGCCCTTTCAGGAGCGGCTGCGAGAAGGACAAGGTCAGCGCCGGGCGGGCGAACCGGGAGGAGACCAGTCCCAGATTGTCCCGGAAAAGCTGGTTGGTGAAGGAGACCGAGGTCGTCGCCCCCGTGGACAGCAGTCGGGAGACCGAGGCGTCGAAATCGAAGAACCGGGGACGGTCGACGAGGGACGAGCCCGGGAAGGTCTGGAGGTTCGATCCGCTGTGATCGAGCAGCGCGGAAAACGCCGGGTCGTAGATGGACCGGGCCTTCCGGATGCCGGTCTCCGCGATCGCCGGGTCGTGGGAGGCGACCTTCAGGCCCAGATTCCGCTCGATGGCGATCCGCGCGGCGTCGCCGATCGAAAGCAGCACCTTATCGGCGCCCGCGGCGTGATCCGGGAACGCGTGCAGGGCGGCGAGGACGACCGCCAAGCGCAGCGGGAAACTGTGCCTAAACGGGATCATCGGGCTCATTATAGTCAAAAACCGGCGCGGGAATTGTGGAGGAAACAAGGAAAATTCCTTATGATGGCTCAATAGATTACGCATTGGGAGGAAACGATGCCCCTGGTCCTTTTGGAAACGAACATGGGGGAAATCAGGATGGAGCTCTACCCGGAGAGCGCCCCCGTCACCGTGGAGAATTTCCTCGCCTACGTCCGGGAGGGACATTACGACGGGCTGATCTTCCACCGGGTGATCGGCGACTTCATGATCCAGGGCGGCGGCTTCACGGAGGACATGCGGCCGCGGGGATCGAAGCGCCCGCCGATCCGGAACGAGGCCGACAACGGGTTGAAGAACGAGCGCGGCGCCGTCGCGATGGCGCGGACGGCGGTCGTCGATTCGGCCACGGACCAGTTCTTCATCAACACGGTGAACAACGACTTCCTCAACTACCGGGGGAAAACGCCCCACGATTTCGGTTACGCGGTGTTCGGCAAGGTGATCGATGGGATGGACGTGGTGGGGAAGATCTCGCGGGTGCATACCGTCAAGACGAAAGGTTACGACGACGTCCCGAAGGAACCCGTGACCATCGTGAAGGCAAGCGTCATCGAGGAATAGCGCGGAAGCCCCCGGCGGTTCCCCGGGGGCTTCCTGCGCCTCAAGATGCGGCGTTGTACCGGGACTCCTCCTTGGCGGCCGCCGCCGCGGGACGTTCCGGCTTCACGAACATGATCGTGCAATGGGTGTGGCGGAGGACATTTTCCGCGATGCTGCCCAACATCAGGCGCGACAGCCCGCTCCGCCCGTGGGTGCTCATCACGATCAGGTCCGCCCGTTCCTGTTCGGCGACATGCAGGATGGCCTCGGCGGGAGGGCGCTCGTCGATGATCGTCCGGACCCTGTGCCCTGCGGCGCGCATCTCCGCGCCGATCCGGTCCAGGTACTCCGAGGCGCTCTTCGCCACTTCCTCGAGGAGCTTTCCTTCCGTCAACAGGGCGGATTCGGGAACGACGGGCATGGGAACGTACACGGCCTGCAGGAGAAGGATCTCGGCGTCGGCCCCCCTGGCGATCTCTCCCGCGTGCCAGATGGCCCGCTCCGCCAGGGCGGAGCCGTCCAGCGGAACAAGGATCTTCTTATACATCGGCGGCACCCCCTTCTCCGGTATTCCGGCGTCCGGGTTGACGGGATCTTTCCGATCGATGTCCCCGATACCAGTATATTCCCTGCCATGCTGAGAAACCGGAAATTCGTTGTTTCCCCGGAAGAGTCGGGCATGCGGCTGGACCGGTGCCTCCGGGGCCGGTTTCCCGGGCTCCCCTCGCGCAGCGTGCGGCACGCCCTCGAATCGGGGGCGGTCCGGGTGGGCGGGTCGCTGTGCGCGAAAGGCGCCTCCGTGCGGGAGGGGGAGACGGTGACCGTGGATGCCATCGCGGAAAACGAGGACTGGCTGCCGGTCCCCTGCGATGTTCCGGGCGCGGATGTCGTTTTCGAGGACGGGAGCGTCGCGGTCCTGTGCAAGCCGGCCGACGTCCACACCGAACCGCAGCGCCCGAACGAAGCCGGAACCCTGGCCGGCCTCCTCCGCAAGCGTTATCCGCGCGTCGAGGAGATCGCTCCCGTGCCCGGGCTGACCTTCCTTACGCGCCTGGACTACGCGACGAGCGGCGCGGTGCCGGCGGCCCTGACCCGCCAGGCGTTCGACGCGCTGCGGCATGCCAGGGAAATGGGGCGGCTCGAGAAAAGGTATCTCTGCGTCGTGGAAGGGGACATGGCGACCGGCGTTTCGATCGACTGGCAGGTGGAAACCGGAGGGGGAGAGACCGTCCGGGTCCTGCGGGGCCGGAAGGACCCGGATCCGGGGAGGTGGACGCTGGTCGAGCCGATACGGTCCGGGAACGGGAGGACCCTGGTACGGGCCACGATCTCGAAGGGGAAGAGGCACCAGATCCGCGCGCATCTCGCCGCGGCGGGTCACCCGATCGTGGGCGACCGGAGGTACGGGGCGGTTCCTCCGGAAGGGCCCGGGAGGGTCCGCATGATGCTGCATGCGGAAGTCGCGGTTTTCCCGCATCCCGTCACCGGGGAACGGATCGAGGCCGTCTGCCCGGCGCCGCCGGAGTTCGCGATCCTGTAATTCAAGGGCCCGCGGGGGCGATCTCCCGCAGCAGCTCGCGGTCCTTCGGAAGCTCCTCCGAATATTTCCTGTAGAGTTCCTGGTCTTCCGGGGAGACGAACCGGTTTCCCAGCGGATTGAGGGTGGTGGAGCGTTTCCGGTCGATCCTCTCGATGAACTGTTCCTTGGCGGCGATCTTGGCGCGCAACTCCTCCGCCTTG harbors:
- the purN gene encoding phosphoribosylglycinamide formyltransferase, which codes for MKREAVIAVLVSGSGSNLQAIIDASEAGGFPGKVGLVLGNKADAYGLVRARRHGIPTEVVDHRAFGCREDFDARMVEILRSYDVDLVCLAGFMRVVTPVFLRAFPGRILNIHPALLPSFPGTHGPGQALRYGVRFAGCTVHFLDEGVDTGPIVVQAVVPVYEDDTEDSLAGRILQEEHRIYPMAIRLFLEGRLSIEGRRVVTRGTEKVPEFSRRNPDA
- a CDS encoding RluA family pseudouridine synthase, which produces MRLDRCLRGRFPGLPSRSVRHALESGAVRVGGSLCAKGASVREGETVTVDAIAENEDWLPVPCDVPGADVVFEDGSVAVLCKPADVHTEPQRPNEAGTLAGLLRKRYPRVEEIAPVPGLTFLTRLDYATSGAVPAALTRQAFDALRHAREMGRLEKRYLCVVEGDMATGVSIDWQVETGGGETVRVLRGRKDPDPGRWTLVEPIRSGNGRTLVRATISKGKRHQIRAHLAAAGHPIVGDRRYGAVPPEGPGRVRMMLHAEVAVFPHPVTGERIEAVCPAPPEFAIL
- a CDS encoding TolC family protein, with product MIPFRHSFPLRLAVVLAALHAFPDHAAGADKVLLSIGDAARIAIERNLGLKVASHDPAIAETGIRKARSIYDPAFSALLDHSGSNLQTFPGSSLVDRPRFFDFDASVSRLLSTGATTSVSFTNQLFRDNLGLVSSRFARPALTLSFSQPLLKGLGREVTEAGITTAEDAMDTALSEWNRQAIETAAAARTRYLDLVKARENLSTLKASLDLARQIHTENEGRVKAGVLAAYQLQDSLLGVLQRQAELLVAERAARDAADRLLAVLNLPAGTVIEDAGTPPPEPIGLREEDAMRTAMSRRPGIASARVSVRNTEFNERVTRNLALPSLALEGSAGVVGLGRDYGEGFEDMSGGDYTAWSVGLSFSVPLGNRSARADHAAARLRASQARVQLASAEEAAGTEVRTALRAVDSRREEIAVTEQGVRVAETQVELYRKRQQLGLATTKELLEVETGLTRARVSYSSARADYHTALTDLWRATGELLDRTGLRIEGKGPEPAKRKGKP
- a CDS encoding peptidylprolyl isomerase, which translates into the protein MPLVLLETNMGEIRMELYPESAPVTVENFLAYVREGHYDGLIFHRVIGDFMIQGGGFTEDMRPRGSKRPPIRNEADNGLKNERGAVAMARTAVVDSATDQFFINTVNNDFLNYRGKTPHDFGYAVFGKVIDGMDVVGKISRVHTVKTKGYDDVPKEPVTIVKASVIEE
- a CDS encoding universal stress protein translates to MYKKILVPLDGSALAERAIWHAGEIARGADAEILLLQAVYVPMPVVPESALLTEGKLLEEVAKSASEYLDRIGAEMRAAGHRVRTIIDERPPAEAILHVAEQERADLIVMSTHGRSGLSRLMLGSIAENVLRHTHCTIMFVKPERPAAAAAKEESRYNAAS
- a CDS encoding ABC transporter ATP-binding protein — protein: MGTATIELRGVAKTYVVGDVSVAALKGVDLAIAPGEVVAVMGPSGSGKSTLMHIIGCLDRPTSGSYLLDGREVGSLSRNDRAVLRRDRIGFVFQGFNLLPRLSARENVELPMVYNDTPGSVRRKKALEALASVGLESRAHHLPSQLSGGQQQRVAIARAIVNAPALLLADEPTGNLDTATSGEIMGIFQRLNDDSGITMVLVTHETDIAGYARRVIRFRDGILVEDAPVADRRKHSPQEGA
- a CDS encoding ABC transporter permease, whose amino-acid sequence is MNLYSAGKVSFRSLRANKLRSGLTMLGMIIGVSAVIVMVALGQGANERIAAQIASAGSNLLLVLPGSTTSGGLRAGFGSTPTLTMADARAIAKEIPSVAMVSPTSRTTGPVVYGNQNWSTILQGGSPEFIEIRNWNTTSGRNFTRQEMDASAKVCLLGATVAENLFGDEDPVGKIVRVKRAPFLVVGLLERKGQSPGGTDQDDTVIVPVTTLVKKLSGTAHPGSVGALLVQAVDGDRLKEAEREVALLLRQRHRIGPGQDDDFNVRNLTEMASLAETATRTMSLLLGGIASVSLLVGGIGIMNIMLVSVTERTREIGIRMAVGARERDILSQFLIEAVLLALTGGAIGIALGVTGSLLISRFAGWNTLVSPASAVVAFGFSAAVGVFFGFYPARKASRLDPIEALRYE
- a CDS encoding molybdopterin-binding protein, with the translated sequence MAIRVGIVILGDEVLKGEVREANLAYMLPLLADWGAETVLCAILPDDIPVVVRHLKAYLEETDLLILTGGIGPTPDDITRDAVAEVAGVPLVLNEEAKKALDALPPRPGGDPRYRILMAYVPEGATLIPNPLSGAPGFHIHRMAVFPGIPVLLQAMFPWVRPLVSGARKTRITLYSMAPESSFAGIMRECMEAFPDVGIGSYPLTEGEFRVRVVFRGELFDRTSECAGRFEERLAGTSHRVLRRVEERGDDA
- the purM gene encoding phosphoribosylformylglycinamidine cyclo-ligase; this encodes MKKTVTYKDAGVDIDEGERLVSLIRPAVRTTHRKEVLGGIGGFAGFFRFPARKYRDPVLVSGTDGAGTKVKVAAMAGKFDTVGIDLVAMCVNDILVHGAEPLFFLDYYATGRLSASDGAQVVSGVAEGCRQAGCALLGGETAEMPSVYAPGEFDLAGFAVGAVERKKIVTGKAVRPGDVLVGLASSGLHSNGYSLARKVVFGILGKRMNQRVADWGATVAEELLRPTRIYVRPVLSLLRKTAIHGMAHITGGGITGNVPRSLPRGTVARVDLSAWETPPVFRTLCEAAALPEAERYRTFNMGIGMVLMVRPADADRAVAHFRKAGFPAAAIGEVRKGRGEPKVALVGEPR
- a CDS encoding efflux RND transporter periplasmic adaptor subunit, giving the protein MKKVWIGIVLAALLACGSYLYYRNGNGAAAYRIAKVERGDIADTITATGNIAAVITVSVGSQISGTISELLADYNSRVRKGQVIARIDPRLLEAAVLQARGNLESARAALERADVAVTDTGRTYRRNTELLKDGFVSQADVDAAQTAYEQAVASRKSAEAAVVQATGSLKVAETNLEYATIRSPVDGIVISRDVDVGQTVAASFQTPTLFSIAQDLTKMQIDTNVDESDIGRAAVGQPVIFTVDAWPERSFTGIVAQVRNAPIVTQNVVTYNVVIHVDNRDLLLKPGMTANVTILVKKYENVLKVPNPALRFRPADKADGGGGRPAARRQDAPSQRVYRIGPDGKPAAVPVKTGVSDGTFTALLEGDLKEGDELIVDQTSKRSASAPGGGPMGMNPMRGFR